Proteins from one Faecalibacterium sp. I3-3-33 genomic window:
- a CDS encoding plasmid mobilization protein: MREKRDEIIILRTTKAEKNRIYEKMLGMGIRSLSAYIRKMALDGYCLHLDLKELRRMAYLLQMCSNNLNQYAKAANENGRVYAADMEDLRQRLDELIEIGRQILSRLAEL, translated from the coding sequence GTGAGGGAAAAGCGGGACGAAATCATCATCCTGAGAACCACAAAAGCCGAGAAGAACCGCATTTATGAAAAGATGCTGGGCATGGGCATCCGCAGTCTGAGTGCCTATATCCGCAAGATGGCACTGGATGGTTACTGCTTGCATCTGGACTTGAAAGAACTGCGCCGCATGGCGTATCTGCTTCAAATGTGCAGCAACAACCTGAACCAGTACGCCAAAGCCGCCAATGAAAACGGTCGGGTCTACGCCGCCGACATGGAGGACCTGCGGCAGCGGCTGGATGAGCTGATCGAGATTGGTCGGCAGATTCTTTCCCGGCTGGCAGAACTCTAA
- a CDS encoding ABC transporter ATP-binding protein has product MSILQTIDLKKYYGTKPNVTRALDGVNFSVNDGEFVAVVGTSGSGKSTLLHMMGGLDTPTSGTVIVRDKELSKMNDEQLTIFRRRNIGFIFQNYNLVPILNVYENIVLPVELDGDTVDQKFLDEIVHLLGLEDKLKNMPNNLSGGQQQRVAIARALITKPAIVLADEPTGNLDSKTSAEVLGLIKRTSAEFRQTVVMITHNNDIARLADRIVRIEDGKIVE; this is encoded by the coding sequence ATGAGCATTTTACAGACTATCGACCTGAAAAAGTATTACGGCACAAAGCCGAATGTCACCCGCGCCCTTGACGGCGTGAACTTCTCCGTAAATGACGGTGAGTTTGTGGCCGTTGTGGGAACCTCCGGCAGCGGCAAGTCCACCCTGCTTCACATGATGGGCGGGCTGGACACTCCCACCAGCGGAACCGTGATTGTCCGGGACAAAGAGCTGTCGAAAATGAACGACGAACAGCTCACCATCTTCCGCCGCCGCAACATCGGTTTTATCTTCCAGAACTATAACCTTGTTCCCATCCTGAATGTGTATGAGAACATCGTCCTGCCGGTGGAACTGGACGGGGACACGGTGGATCAGAAGTTTTTGGACGAAATCGTTCACCTGCTGGGGCTGGAAGATAAACTGAAAAATATGCCGAACAATCTTTCCGGCGGCCAGCAGCAGCGTGTGGCGATTGCCCGCGCCCTGATTACCAAACCGGCTATTGTGCTGGCCGACGAGCCGACCGGCAACCTTGACAGCAAGACCAGCGCCGAGGTGCTGGGGCTTATCAAGCGCACAAGTGCGGAGTTCCGGCAGACTGTTGTGATGATTACCCACAATAACGACATAGCCCGCCTTGCAGATCGGATTGTCCGCATTGAGGATGGCAAGATTGTGGAGTAA
- a CDS encoding response regulator transcription factor, whose amino-acid sequence MKQILIVEDDSFLNKMLAYNLTADGYGVTSALNARTAADAIRQREFDLVLLDINLPDGNGFELCKLIKPQHSDTIVIFLTANDQESDQIRGYEVGAVDYITKPFVIGALQRKIKAMFAMLEHHKPAKDIYDDGRLFLDFSEQTASLNGKPLTLSPMEYKMLNLFRKNPRQVLTRGQLLEKLWDIDERFVDEHTLTTSISRIRSKIESDGGAPYIKTVYGMGYQWTGGEAK is encoded by the coding sequence GTGAAGCAGATTTTAATTGTCGAGGACGACAGTTTTTTGAATAAGATGTTGGCCTACAACCTGACCGCAGACGGCTACGGCGTGACTTCTGCCCTAAATGCCAGAACCGCCGCCGACGCCATCCGCCAGCGGGAATTTGATTTAGTGCTGCTGGACATCAACCTGCCGGACGGGAACGGTTTTGAGCTGTGCAAGCTGATAAAGCCCCAGCACTCGGACACCATCGTGATTTTCCTAACCGCCAACGATCAGGAGAGCGACCAGATACGGGGCTATGAGGTGGGTGCGGTGGACTACATCACAAAGCCCTTTGTGATCGGGGCCTTGCAGCGGAAAATCAAAGCCATGTTTGCCATGCTGGAACACCACAAACCGGCCAAGGACATTTACGACGACGGGCGGCTGTTTCTGGACTTCTCGGAGCAGACGGCTTCCCTAAACGGCAAGCCCCTGACCCTATCCCCGATGGAGTACAAAATGCTGAACCTGTTCCGCAAAAATCCCCGGCAAGTGCTGACCCGTGGGCAGCTTTTGGAAAAGCTGTGGGATATAGACGAGAGGTTTGTGGACGAACACACCCTGACAACCTCCATCAGCCGGATTCGGAGTAAGATCGAATCCGACGGCGGCGCGCCCTACATCAAAACTGTTTACGGCATGGGCTATCAATGGACGGGAGGCGAGGCAAAATGA
- a CDS encoding ABC transporter ATP-binding protein, producing the protein MSILQTIDLKKYYGTETNITRALDGVNFSVEDGEFVAVVGTSGSGKSTLLHMMGGLDTPTSGNVIVRDKDLSKMNDEQLTIFRRRNIGFIFQNYNLVPILNVYENIVLPVELDGDTVDQKFLDEIVHLLGLEDKLKNMPNNLSGGQQQRVAIARALITKPAIVLADEPTGNLDSKTSAEVLGLIKRTSAEFRQTVVMITHNNDIARLADRIVRIEDGKIVE; encoded by the coding sequence ATGAGTATTTTACAGACTATCGACCTGAAAAAGTATTACGGCACAGAGACGAACATTACCCGCGCCCTTGACGGCGTGAACTTCTCCGTGGAGGACGGCGAGTTTGTGGCTGTTGTGGGAACCTCCGGCAGCGGCAAATCCACCCTGCTTCACATGATGGGCGGGCTGGACACCCCTACTTCCGGCAATGTGATTGTCCGGGACAAAGACTTGTCAAAAATGAACGACGAACAGCTTACCATCTTCCGCCGCCGCAACATCGGCTTTATCTTCCAGAACTATAACCTTGTTCCCATCCTGAATGTGTATGAGAATATTGTACTGCCGGTGGAGCTGGACGGGGACACGGTGGATCAGAAGTTTTTGGACGAGATCGTTCACCTGCTGGGGTTGGAAGATAAACTGAAAAATATGCCCAACAATCTTTCCGGCGGACAGCAGCAGCGTGTGGCTATCGCACGCGCCCTGATTACCAAACCGGCTATTGTGCTGGCCGACGAGCCGACCGGCAACCTTGACAGCAAGACCAGCGCCGAGGTGCTGGGGCTTATCAAGCGTACCAGTGCGGAGTTCCGGCAAACTGTTGTGATGATTACCCACAACAACGACATTGCCCGCCTTGCAGATCGGATTGTCCGCATTGAGGACGGTAAGATCGTGGAGTAA
- a CDS encoding sensor histidine kinase: MKLQNLSVKRLFGRVAMGLVLSMSGITIALFLVTKQTAVLLTGGALLLCALVGIFVLTQAFGKRLSQFTADLCQTLDHMIAGNEAPQRPEDSETQLARIGHRLARLYQIMQENRRRVDEERQELQTLVSDISHQVKTPVSNLKMATDTLLEKPMTEAERTDFIRGIRTQTDKLDFLFQALVKTSRLETGVIQLDKKPGRLFDTVAQAMSGIVYAAEKKEIAVSVDCPEDLAVSHDSKWTSEALFNLLDNAVKYTPAGGKIAVSVVLWEMYVEIKVTDTGKGISESNQAAIFRRFYREEEVHEQQGVGIGLYLAREIVTRQGGYIKVVSEPGKGSEFSIMLPTK, translated from the coding sequence ATGAAGTTGCAAAACCTCTCGGTAAAGCGGCTGTTTGGCCGGGTAGCAATGGGGCTTGTCCTTTCCATGTCCGGGATCACCATAGCCCTGTTTCTTGTGACAAAACAGACGGCGGTGCTGCTGACGGGCGGGGCGCTGCTGCTGTGCGCCCTTGTGGGGATTTTTGTACTGACGCAGGCGTTTGGAAAGCGGCTGTCGCAGTTTACCGCTGACCTATGCCAGACTTTAGACCACATGATCGCCGGAAATGAAGCACCCCAGCGGCCAGAGGACAGCGAAACCCAGCTTGCCAGAATTGGACACCGGCTGGCAAGGCTCTATCAGATCATGCAGGAGAACCGCCGCCGGGTGGACGAGGAACGGCAGGAGTTACAGACCCTTGTATCGGATATTTCCCATCAAGTGAAAACGCCGGTAAGCAATCTGAAAATGGCGACGGACACGCTGCTGGAAAAGCCTATGACCGAGGCGGAGCGCACCGACTTTATCCGGGGAATCCGCACCCAGACGGATAAGCTGGACTTTCTCTTTCAGGCCCTTGTGAAAACCTCCCGGCTGGAAACGGGCGTGATCCAGTTGGATAAGAAGCCGGGCCGCCTCTTTGATACCGTGGCGCAGGCCATGAGTGGGATCGTGTATGCAGCGGAGAAAAAGGAAATTGCCGTGTCCGTGGACTGCCCGGAGGATTTGGCCGTTTCCCATGACAGCAAGTGGACATCCGAAGCCCTCTTTAACCTGCTGGACAATGCGGTAAAGTACACCCCGGCAGGCGGGAAAATCGCTGTGTCGGTGGTGCTGTGGGAAATGTATGTGGAGATCAAAGTGACCGACACCGGCAAGGGCATTTCCGAAAGCAATCAGGCCGCCATTTTCCGGCGCTTCTATCGTGAGGAAGAAGTACACGAACAACAGGGCGTGGGCATTGGTCTGTATCTGGCCCGCGAGATCGTAACGCGGCAGGGCGGCTATATCAAAGTGGTTTCGGAGCCGGGCAAAGGTTCGGAATTTTCTATTATGCTGCCGACTAAATAG
- a CDS encoding ABC transporter permease: MTWPFENDTSAITKKLANKSLQSEKRRNLMVVIAVALAAFLICFTGIVSTSLTQMQRNQVVDTYEAVWMGVEENDIETLKGVPEFERVGGYYMLGEELSEQGYHASYVYCDAQMMEIAKAQMELLEGRVPEKANEVVVSEYFLSTYGNNAKIGDTVTLDTESFHGDYVVTGITDSVNEKEANTCAIILSNAALTEWNGFDPAGYRAYVHFKNSDQLGEELMTSYCREIAEEYQLPMPKMNSKYFAYASKSFDFALMAGVIALVLIGGYIVIQSIFRISINDKIQSYGQLRTIGATPKQIKRIVKNEGRKLGSIGILIGTVLGVCGGFLLFPKGFNAVSYVATVILTLISS, encoded by the coding sequence ATGACATGGCCTTTTGAAAATGATACCAGCGCCATTACAAAGAAGCTGGCAAATAAAAGTTTGCAAAGCGAGAAGCGCCGGAATCTGATGGTGGTAATCGCCGTTGCGCTGGCGGCATTTCTGATCTGCTTTACGGGAATTGTATCTACCTCCCTGACACAAATGCAGCGCAATCAGGTTGTCGATACTTATGAGGCGGTCTGGATGGGCGTAGAGGAAAACGACATTGAAACCCTAAAAGGAGTTCCAGAGTTTGAGCGCGTAGGCGGCTACTATATGCTGGGTGAGGAACTTTCAGAACAGGGCTATCATGCGTCCTATGTGTATTGTGACGCGCAAATGATGGAGATTGCCAAGGCGCAGATGGAGTTGTTAGAGGGCCGGGTTCCTGAAAAAGCAAATGAAGTTGTTGTAAGCGAATACTTTCTTTCCACCTATGGAAACAATGCCAAGATCGGGGACACTGTGACCTTGGATACAGAGAGTTTTCATGGTGATTATGTCGTTACCGGCATTACGGACAGCGTAAATGAAAAAGAAGCGAATACCTGCGCTATCATTCTTTCCAACGCTGCCCTGACAGAATGGAACGGGTTTGACCCGGCTGGCTATCGCGCCTATGTCCATTTCAAAAACAGCGACCAGTTGGGCGAAGAACTGATGACCTCTTATTGCAGGGAGATTGCGGAGGAATATCAGCTTCCTATGCCCAAAATGAACAGTAAGTATTTTGCCTATGCTTCTAAATCCTTTGATTTTGCACTGATGGCAGGTGTGATTGCCCTTGTTCTGATTGGCGGCTATATTGTGATCCAGAGTATCTTCCGTATCTCCATCAATGACAAAATCCAAAGCTACGGGCAGCTTCGGACGATTGGTGCGACACCAAAGCAAATCAAGCGGATTGTAAAGAACGAGGGACGCAAACTCGGCAGTATCGGAATTTTGATTGGTACAGTGCTGGGTGTATGCGGCGGTTTTCTTCTATTTCCCAAGGGATTTAACGCTGTTTCCTATGTGGCAACGGTTATTTTGACACTTATAAGTAGTTGA
- a CDS encoding helicase C-terminal domain-containing protein produces the protein MFKEVADIKTSDQLHLPVPEAKFETVVAKPSEIQKEMVQELSKRAAEIHSGTVDASVDNMLCVTNDGRKIGLDVRLMNPMLPDDPNSKLNVCVQNVLKIWEEGKDQKLTQLLFCDLSTPKNDGNFNVYEDIRKKLVAAGVPENEIEFIHNADTEAKKAALFSKVRSGDVRVLLGSTAKMGAGTNVQSRLVAVHHLDVGWKPSDMTQRNGRIIRQGNMNKEVKVFNYVTEGTFDSYLYQTLENKQRFISQIMTSKSPVRSCEDVDEQALSYAEIKALCAGNPLIKEKMDLDVQVAKLKVLKADHQSQKFRLQDKLLTKFPADIQETNAHIAGLKADAQLAAAHPQGKEEFCGMVIKGVAYGEKKTAGERLVLACSELPNAEEKVIGSYRGFELSLRFDAFRTEYQALLKGQRKYTVPLGTDPLGNIIRLDNSLNNFPERITAAENELDTLHQQQAAAQIEVEKPFPQEEELAEKSARLAELNAQLDVDEKSHEPEQDEEEQENVSRRPSVLAALDEKKDEAEPVRPFKSYLDKDGDAR, from the coding sequence ATGTTCAAGGAGGTTGCGGACATTAAAACCAGCGACCAGCTCCACTTGCCTGTGCCGGAAGCGAAGTTTGAAACGGTGGTGGCAAAACCGTCCGAAATTCAAAAGGAAATGGTGCAGGAACTGAGCAAACGTGCGGCAGAAATCCACTCCGGCACGGTGGATGCGTCCGTGGACAATATGCTCTGCGTCACCAATGATGGTAGAAAGATCGGTCTGGATGTGCGCCTGATGAACCCCATGCTGCCGGACGACCCCAACAGCAAATTGAACGTCTGTGTGCAGAACGTGCTGAAGATCTGGGAGGAGGGCAAGGACCAGAAGCTGACCCAGCTTTTGTTCTGCGACCTCTCCACACCCAAAAACGATGGCAATTTCAACGTCTATGAGGACATTCGCAAAAAGCTGGTTGCTGCCGGTGTGCCGGAAAACGAAATCGAGTTTATCCACAACGCAGATACCGAAGCAAAAAAGGCGGCATTGTTCTCCAAAGTGCGCTCCGGCGATGTGCGAGTTTTGCTCGGAAGCACGGCGAAAATGGGAGCGGGCACCAACGTCCAGTCCCGACTTGTGGCGGTGCATCATCTGGATGTTGGCTGGAAGCCCAGCGACATGACCCAGCGCAATGGTCGCATCATCCGGCAGGGCAATATGAATAAGGAAGTCAAGGTGTTCAATTACGTTACGGAAGGGACATTTGACTCGTATTTGTATCAGACTTTGGAGAATAAACAGCGATTTATCTCGCAAATTATGACCAGTAAATCCCCCGTGCGCTCCTGTGAGGATGTGGACGAACAGGCACTTTCTTATGCAGAGATCAAGGCACTGTGTGCCGGAAATCCGCTCATCAAGGAGAAGATGGATTTGGATGTGCAGGTTGCAAAGCTGAAGGTGCTGAAAGCTGACCACCAGAGCCAGAAATTCCGGCTGCAAGACAAATTGCTGACCAAGTTTCCGGCTGACATTCAGGAAACGAACGCTCACATTGCCGGGCTGAAAGCGGACGCACAGCTTGCCGCCGCCCATCCGCAGGGCAAGGAGGAGTTCTGCGGCATGGTCATCAAGGGCGTTGCCTACGGCGAGAAAAAGACCGCCGGTGAGCGGCTGGTGCTTGCCTGTTCCGAGCTGCCCAACGCCGAGGAAAAAGTGATCGGCAGCTACCGGGGCTTTGAACTGTCCCTGCGGTTCGATGCTTTCCGAACGGAATATCAGGCACTTTTGAAAGGGCAGCGGAAGTACACGGTGCCCTTGGGCACCGACCCGCTGGGCAACATTATCCGTCTGGATAACTCCCTGAACAACTTCCCGGAGCGCATCACCGCCGCAGAAAACGAACTGGACACCCTGCATCAGCAGCAGGCGGCGGCGCAAATCGAGGTGGAAAAGCCCTTCCCACAGGAGGAAGAACTGGCAGAAAAATCCGCACGGCTTGCGGAACTGAACGCTCAGTTGGATGTGGACGAAAAGAGCCATGAGCCGGAACAGGACGAGGAAGAACAGGAGAATGTCTCTCGCCGCCCCTCGGTGCTGGCGGCTCTGGATGAGAAAAAAGATGAAGCTGAACCTGTCCGTCCGTTCAAAAGCTATCTGGACAAGGACGGTGATGCCCGGTGA
- a CDS encoding ABC transporter permease, translated as MVSVSIRKPVKIAAGISPIDAVRFTPAQKDIRSRKKNIKLNPVSMGIANFKRDRKKTVAIVASLSLGGIILLVVSSIVLLRSPEALARQFFPDGDYKIYLDSEMTEEKVMAAGNPLNEELKQEILSIDGVTDIIPSRQSLHATYKTEIHQAGGMCDMLTDQNYAAVEAALTEGTMPTDSRSIVIDYNVLKQNEDMGVGSTVEISLGEEQPSVSVTISGLYAPAKVYSGHGRMPLDGATLFAPEALFHELHPEITSFDYSWSIVNDPKKTDYVGAELKNIVASHSNIALDEINTVIEYEEMTNSFAFGSMEILSWLVFLFGVINLINTTLSNQIARKQENSILRSIGLTQKQLCKMNICEGLCYALFATLATLIVGLPASIFACRKMSIGAFAGNVVPYKFPVLEMGLFILVLFGMELILSVWTIRRQKKQSLIEQMRAME; from the coding sequence ATGGTATCTGTTTCCATCCGTAAGCCGGTAAAAATTGCGGCAGGGATTTCCCCGATTGATGCCGTTCGTTTTACCCCGGCACAAAAGGACATCCGCAGCCGGAAAAAGAACATCAAGCTCAATCCTGTTTCAATGGGAATTGCGAATTTCAAGCGTGACCGAAAAAAGACCGTTGCTATTGTAGCCTCATTGAGTTTGGGCGGAATTATCCTGCTTGTGGTATCCTCCATTGTTTTGCTGCGCTCACCAGAGGCACTTGCAAGACAGTTTTTCCCAGACGGCGACTATAAAATTTATTTGGATTCTGAAATGACAGAAGAAAAGGTTATGGCAGCGGGAAATCCATTGAATGAGGAATTAAAGCAGGAAATCTTATCTATTGATGGCGTTACAGATATAATTCCAAGCAGGCAATCTCTCCATGCAACTTATAAAACAGAGATTCATCAAGCTGGTGGTATGTGCGATATGCTGACCGACCAGAATTATGCGGCAGTTGAAGCGGCTCTGACAGAGGGAACCATGCCAACAGATTCCCGTAGTATTGTAATTGACTATAATGTGCTAAAGCAGAATGAGGATATGGGTGTTGGTTCAACGGTTGAGATTTCTTTGGGAGAAGAACAGCCATCCGTTTCTGTTACCATATCGGGGTTATACGCTCCTGCAAAGGTATATTCAGGACATGGCAGGATGCCCTTAGATGGGGCAACTCTTTTTGCACCAGAAGCGTTGTTCCACGAACTGCACCCGGAAATCACCTCTTTTGACTATTCATGGAGCATTGTAAATGACCCTAAAAAAACGGACTATGTGGGAGCTGAATTGAAAAATATTGTTGCCAGCCATAGTAATATTGCCTTAGATGAAATCAATACAGTGATTGAATATGAAGAAATGACAAATTCTTTTGCGTTTGGCAGTATGGAGATACTTTCATGGTTGGTATTTCTCTTTGGCGTTATCAACCTTATCAATACGACACTCTCTAACCAGATAGCCCGAAAGCAGGAAAACAGTATTCTGCGTTCTATCGGCCTAACACAAAAACAGCTATGTAAAATGAACATCTGTGAGGGGCTGTGCTATGCGCTCTTTGCAACATTGGCGACGCTGATCGTTGGGCTTCCGGCTTCCATCTTTGCTTGCAGAAAAATGAGTATAGGAGCTTTTGCCGGAAATGTAGTGCCTTACAAATTCCCGGTTTTGGAAATGGGACTGTTCATTCTGGTATTGTTCGGAATGGAACTGATCTTGTCTGTATGGACAATCCGCAGACAGAAAAAGCAATCCCTGATTGAACAAATGCGGGCGATGGAATAA
- a CDS encoding acyltransferase family protein encodes MNSARKLYLDNIRWVTVVLVVIYHVVYMFNGVQPFGVIGPFREHQIQDGFQYLVYPWFMALLFVVSGMSARYYLQSHTTKQFLKDKTRKLLVPSTIGLFAFHWILGIYNLKISGGVDMTAIPKPVLYLITVLSGVGPLWYIQMLWLFSMLLLAIRKMEKDRVWDFCSKAPIWSIVLLAIAVYGSAQVLNTPIVTVYRFGIYGFCFFAGYFLFSHEEVIERLCKWWWLFDLAAAVLGISYTLRYFGENYAIAPVLNNIHACVYCWFAILGILTTMKNYADTTNSFTRWMAKKSWGIYIFHYLPIAVISYELHKHASDTPEVLVYLLVGIGAFAGAFLLNELISRISILRWCVLGIKKEKNHVSR; translated from the coding sequence ATGAACTCTGCAAGAAAACTGTATCTGGATAATATCCGCTGGGTGACCGTAGTCCTTGTTGTGATTTACCATGTGGTCTATATGTTCAACGGAGTGCAGCCCTTTGGCGTGATTGGGCCATTCCGGGAACATCAGATACAGGATGGCTTTCAATATCTGGTTTACCCTTGGTTCATGGCTCTGCTGTTTGTTGTATCGGGCATGAGTGCGCGGTATTATCTCCAAAGCCACACCACGAAACAATTTTTGAAGGACAAAACGCGCAAGCTGCTGGTTCCATCTACGATTGGTCTGTTCGCATTCCATTGGATTCTTGGAATTTACAACTTAAAAATCAGCGGCGGGGTGGACATGACTGCGATTCCAAAACCTGTGCTGTATCTAATCACGGTGTTGTCTGGCGTGGGGCCGCTGTGGTACATCCAGATGCTCTGGCTGTTCTCCATGCTTTTGTTGGCTATTCGGAAAATGGAAAAAGACCGGGTCTGGGACTTCTGTTCCAAAGCACCGATCTGGAGCATTGTGCTGCTGGCGATTGCCGTTTATGGCTCTGCACAGGTGCTGAACACTCCCATCGTCACGGTTTATCGGTTTGGCATCTATGGGTTCTGCTTCTTTGCAGGATATTTCCTGTTTTCCCACGAGGAAGTGATTGAGCGGCTGTGCAAGTGGTGGTGGCTATTCGATTTGGCAGCGGCTGTGCTTGGCATCTCCTACACCCTGCGTTACTTTGGTGAGAATTACGCCATTGCGCCAGTCCTGAACAATATCCACGCCTGCGTTTACTGCTGGTTTGCCATTCTTGGCATCCTCACAACAATGAAAAACTATGCCGATACTACAAACAGCTTCACTCGTTGGATGGCGAAAAAGTCGTGGGGCATCTACATTTTTCATTATCTGCCTATTGCGGTGATCTCGTATGAACTGCACAAACACGCCTCGGACACGCCGGAAGTGCTGGTTTATCTGCTCGTGGGCATCGGTGCCTTTGCGGGTGCGTTCCTGCTGAACGAACTCATCAGCCGGATATCAATTCTGCGCTGGTGCGTTCTTGGAATTAAAAAGGAGAAAAACCATGTTTCAAGATAA
- a CDS encoding helix-turn-helix transcriptional regulator, translated as MFQDNLISLRKLHGFSQDELAEKIGVTRQTLSKYETGVSHS; from the coding sequence ATGTTTCAAGATAATCTGATTTCGTTGCGGAAGCTCCACGGCTTTTCGCAGGACGAGCTGGCCGAAAAGATTGGCGTGACACGTCAGACCTTATCCAAGTACGAAACAGGAGTTTCCCATAGTTAA
- a CDS encoding relaxase/mobilization nuclease domain-containing protein translates to MAATRLIALHKNKGKSVAACLKSRTDYAQNPDKTQQGELVSSYECSPLTVDEEFMLSKRQYELATGRRQKSDVIAYQIRQSFKPGEITAEEANKVGYELAMRFTKGKYAFIVATHTDREHIHNHIIYNSTALDSTRKFRDFLLSGLAVQRLSDLICLEHQLSVIEIKPYRERQKRTLYPPKESNRDKLCSVIDGILLNEKPASFEGFLQKLEQQGYKIKRGKYTSVKGTRQKRFIRFRTLGAGYSEDEIKAVIAGEAEHRLHQKQPPKEQPFHLLVDIQAKLSEGKSEGYARWAKRYNLKEMSKTLIFLQKNKIGSIEEMQERVDAATAHYHELGDSIKAAEQRMAEIAVLRTHIVNYARTRPVYDAYRKSGYSKKFLEEHREQITLHKAAKAAFDESNLRTLPKVKELDAEYSNLLTEKKARYPDYRKAKEEMQELLRAKRNVELFFAEEKSSAEKTKSR, encoded by the coding sequence CTGGCTGCAACAAGATTGATTGCACTGCACAAAAACAAGGGAAAATCCGTTGCGGCCTGCCTGAAAAGCCGCACGGATTACGCCCAGAACCCGGACAAGACACAGCAGGGCGAACTGGTCAGCAGTTACGAATGCAGTCCCCTGACCGTGGATGAAGAATTTATGCTCTCCAAACGCCAATACGAACTTGCCACCGGTCGCAGGCAGAAAAGTGATGTGATTGCCTATCAGATTCGGCAGTCGTTCAAGCCCGGAGAGATCACCGCCGAGGAAGCCAACAAGGTGGGCTACGAACTGGCAATGCGTTTCACAAAAGGCAAGTATGCGTTTATCGTTGCCACCCACACGGACCGGGAGCATATCCACAACCACATTATTTATAACTCCACTGCGCTGGACAGCACCCGGAAATTCCGGGATTTTTTATTGTCCGGGCTGGCCGTACAGCGATTGAGCGATTTGATTTGTCTGGAACATCAGCTGTCTGTTATTGAAATCAAGCCGTACCGGGAGCGGCAGAAGCGCACTCTTTATCCACCCAAAGAAAGCAATCGTGACAAGTTGTGTTCTGTAATCGACGGCATCCTGCTGAACGAGAAACCTGCAAGTTTCGAGGGCTTCCTTCAAAAGCTGGAACAGCAGGGCTACAAAATCAAACGGGGAAAGTACACTTCGGTCAAAGGAACACGGCAGAAACGCTTTATCCGTTTTCGGACACTGGGCGCAGGATACAGTGAAGATGAAATCAAGGCGGTCATTGCCGGAGAAGCCGAACACCGCCTGCATCAGAAGCAGCCACCGAAAGAGCAGCCGTTCCACCTGTTGGTGGACATTCAGGCAAAGCTCTCCGAGGGCAAAAGCGAAGGCTATGCACGGTGGGCGAAACGCTACAATTTGAAAGAGATGTCCAAGACCCTGATTTTTTTGCAGAAAAATAAAATCGGCAGCATCGAAGAAATGCAGGAGCGTGTGGATGCCGCTACTGCTCACTATCACGAACTGGGCGATTCCATCAAGGCCGCAGAGCAACGCATGGCAGAGATTGCTGTCCTGCGGACGCACATCGTCAACTACGCTAGGACACGACCTGTGTATGATGCCTACCGTAAGTCTGGGTACAGCAAAAAGTTTTTGGAAGAACACCGGGAACAAATCACGCTGCACAAAGCGGCGAAGGCAGCATTTGATGAATCCAATTTGAGAACGCTTCCCAAGGTCAAAGAGTTAGACGCGGAATATTCCAACCTGCTGACAGAAAAGAAAGCACGCTACCCGGACTATCGAAAAGCGAAAGAAGAAATGCAGGAGCTTCTTCGTGCAAAGAGAAATGTAGAACTGTTCTTTGCAGAGGAAAAGAGCAGCGCAGAAAAAACGAAGTCCCGATAA